A section of the Pseudomonas prosekii genome encodes:
- a CDS encoding GNAT family N-acetyltransferase: MHQISHFKTPCPEHINSQVLQLVVDNLTDISAVALPPSNLLYNVYQYAIGYEVHLYLEALNGAKGVAVELIVATDVDDPQKVIGFVLYLPVKDDPEACGVAYMAVDASHRGQGVARAMLREMVGRYPHAELTCSVAKVGYFEALGFQVVGVRATQVLMNTRDHGTDGLMAVLDTAPIYSSLEVRQIHHYLLQKNGKRAMTDAEKQRDRHLDQLTRKANEFVRERLGDAAVPAITPRLRLV; encoded by the coding sequence ATGCACCAGATCAGCCATTTCAAAACGCCGTGCCCGGAGCACATCAATAGCCAAGTCCTGCAACTGGTGGTCGACAACCTGACCGACATCAGCGCCGTCGCGTTGCCGCCGAGTAACCTGTTGTACAACGTTTACCAATACGCGATCGGCTATGAAGTTCACCTCTATCTGGAGGCGTTGAACGGGGCGAAGGGCGTTGCGGTGGAGTTGATCGTGGCGACCGATGTCGACGACCCGCAGAAGGTCATCGGCTTCGTGTTGTACCTGCCGGTGAAGGACGATCCCGAGGCCTGTGGCGTCGCGTACATGGCGGTGGACGCGAGCCATCGGGGCCAGGGCGTGGCCCGCGCGATGCTGCGCGAAATGGTCGGCCGCTACCCGCATGCCGAACTGACCTGCAGCGTGGCCAAGGTCGGTTATTTCGAAGCGCTGGGGTTTCAAGTGGTCGGCGTGCGCGCCACGCAAGTGCTGATGAATACCCGCGATCACGGCACCGATGGCTTGATGGCGGTGCTGGACACGGCACCGATCTACAGCTCGCTGGAAGTGCGGCAGATTCACCATTACCTGCTGCAGAAGAATGGCAAACGGGCGATGACCGACGCGGAAAAACAGCGCGATCGGCATCTGGACCAACTGACGCGCAAGGCCAACGAATTTGTCCGCGAGCGCTTGGGCGACGCCGCCGTGCCGGCCATCACCCCAAGATTGCGCCTGGTGTAA
- a CDS encoding YceI family protein — MRFRFPHFAVIVAAMVFAVSSQAAEFSEVNVAASQISFTFSQFGSRVYGTFGKFEGTLDFDTQNPGAAHSTLHIDLTSIDAGSSDANTELQKPAWFDTAAHPLAIFQSTSIRALGDDRYLFSGDLTLKAVARPIEVQVQLSAESGIGIFVGEFALNRDDFKIGAGEWADSVVSKNIDIRFRIVAPQR; from the coding sequence ATGCGCTTTCGTTTCCCGCATTTCGCCGTCATTGTGGCGGCCATGGTCTTCGCCGTCAGCAGCCAGGCCGCCGAGTTCAGCGAGGTCAATGTCGCCGCCAGCCAGATCAGTTTCACCTTCAGCCAATTCGGCTCGCGGGTCTACGGCACCTTCGGCAAGTTCGAAGGCACACTCGATTTCGACACACAAAACCCCGGTGCAGCGCATTCGACGCTGCACATCGACCTGACCAGCATCGACGCCGGCAGCAGCGACGCCAATACCGAATTGCAGAAACCCGCCTGGTTCGACACTGCCGCGCATCCGTTGGCGATTTTCCAGTCCACCAGCATCCGAGCTCTCGGCGATGACCGCTATCTGTTCAGCGGCGACCTCACGCTCAAAGCCGTCGCCCGCCCGATAGAAGTCCAGGTCCAACTGAGCGCAGAAAGCGGCATCGGCATATTCGTCGGCGAGTTTGCGCTCAATCGGGATGACTTCAAGATCGGCGCCGGGGAGTGGGCCGACAGCGTGGTTTCGAAAAACATCGACATTCGCTTTCGCATCGTCGCGCCCCAGCGCTAG
- a CDS encoding saccharopine dehydrogenase C-terminal domain-containing protein encodes MDNHCVFSGRFVFVGFGSIARATLPLLLRQEHISVGDITVLAPIIEDREWFAQQGIEFIEAQLTQDNYAKTLDRYVNPGDFIVNVSVGVSSVALMHYAAHVGALYLDTCVEPWEGGYASPDMSLSQRTNYALRHSVLELREVIDKGPTAVVAHGANPGLISHLLKAGLVQLAGQLKTALPMTRKGVNWAALAMDMGVKVIHVAERDTQKTRQIKEDDEFVNTWSVDGFLSESLQPAELSWGTHEKTWPVDAQRHQFGSRNSIFLERPGASVQVYTWTPLGGPCLGRMITHHETVSTADYLTVRELGKEVYRPTVYYAYHPCDDALLSIDELIGRGWKPQTHKRIMNDEIILGGVDALGVLLMGHDLNAYWYGSLLRIDEARAIAPFNTATSLQVAAGVLSGIVWAVRHPNEGIVEAEQMDYEEVLEIATPYLGTLTGVQTDWQPPERVLQPFCAPGKAPDPWQFEQFVSR; translated from the coding sequence ATGGACAATCACTGCGTATTTTCCGGCAGGTTCGTATTTGTCGGATTTGGTTCTATTGCCCGGGCGACATTGCCATTGTTGCTGAGGCAGGAGCATATTTCGGTCGGCGACATCACCGTACTCGCGCCTATTATTGAAGACCGCGAATGGTTTGCGCAGCAGGGTATTGAGTTCATTGAAGCGCAACTGACCCAAGACAACTATGCAAAAACGCTGGATCGTTACGTCAACCCCGGTGACTTTATCGTCAATGTTTCGGTGGGCGTCAGTTCGGTAGCGCTGATGCACTATGCCGCGCATGTTGGCGCGTTGTACCTCGACACTTGCGTTGAACCTTGGGAAGGCGGTTATGCCAGTCCGGACATGTCGTTGTCCCAGCGCACCAACTATGCGCTTCGGCATAGCGTGCTTGAACTGCGTGAAGTGATTGATAAAGGCCCGACGGCAGTCGTCGCGCACGGCGCCAATCCGGGTTTGATTTCGCATCTGTTGAAGGCTGGTTTGGTGCAACTGGCGGGGCAACTGAAAACTGCGTTGCCGATGACGCGCAAGGGCGTTAATTGGGCGGCGCTGGCGATGGACATGGGCGTGAAGGTCATTCATGTCGCCGAGCGCGATACGCAGAAAACCCGGCAGATCAAGGAGGACGACGAGTTCGTCAATACGTGGTCGGTCGATGGGTTTTTGAGTGAGAGTCTGCAACCAGCGGAGCTGAGTTGGGGCACGCACGAGAAGACTTGGCCGGTGGATGCGCAGCGTCATCAGTTCGGTTCGCGTAACTCGATTTTCCTCGAGCGGCCGGGCGCCAGTGTGCAGGTTTACACCTGGACGCCGCTCGGCGGGCCGTGCCTGGGGCGGATGATTACGCACCACGAAACTGTGTCCACCGCCGATTACCTGACCGTCCGCGAGTTGGGCAAAGAAGTCTACCGACCGACTGTTTATTACGCTTATCACCCGTGCGACGACGCGTTGCTGTCGATTGACGAGTTGATTGGCCGTGGCTGGAAACCGCAAACCCATAAACGAATCATGAACGATGAGATCATTCTGGGCGGCGTCGATGCGCTCGGGGTGTTGCTGATGGGCCACGATTTGAACGCGTATTGGTATGGCTCGCTGTTGCGCATCGACGAGGCGCGGGCCATCGCGCCGTTCAACACGGCGACCAGTCTGCAGGTGGCTGCCGGGGTGTTGTCGGGGATTGTCTGGGCGGTGCGCCATCCGAACGAAGGCATCGTTGAGGCGGAGCAAATGGACTACGAGGAAGTGCTGGAAATCGCCACGCCTTACCTCGGCACGTTGACCGGCGTGCAGACCGATTGGCAGCCGCCGGAGAGGGTGTTGCAGCCATTTTGTGCGCCGGGTAAAGCGCCGGATCCCTGGCAGTTTGAGCAGTTTGTGAGTCGCTGA
- a CDS encoding MATE family efflux transporter: MQTPTTQYPLWKTYLLFLAPMVLSNFLQSMSGTINSIYIGQMLGTQALAAVSGMFPIVFFFIALVIGLGAGAGVLIGQAWGARETHLVKTIAATTLLLGAMIGLLAAVLGSIFARPALQGLGTPADVLDDAVSYAHVMMWIMPSLLVYVLFTQLLRGVSDTVSPLVALVVSTCIGLALTPALIRGWLGFAPQGIQSAAYAGLVGNLSAMGWLAWRLIRKGHPLAPDREMFAAMRLDLAILGKVLRIGLPTGLQMVVLSASELVILALVNQHGSQATAAYGAVTQIVNYVQFPALSIAITASILGAQAIGAGQLQRITPILRTGLLINVCLTGGLVLLGYLLSHWLLGLFLTEPTTQAMAEHLLHIMLWSLLVFGFQAIIGGIMRASGTVLVPMAISIVCVVGVQLPVAYWLDTHYGLQGVWMAFPVAYLGMLALQTAYYKFVWRHQKIERLV; the protein is encoded by the coding sequence ATGCAAACCCCAACCACCCAATACCCCCTCTGGAAAACCTACCTGCTTTTCCTCGCCCCCATGGTCCTCTCCAACTTTCTGCAATCCATGTCGGGCACGATTAACAGCATCTACATCGGCCAAATGCTCGGCACTCAGGCGCTCGCGGCTGTGTCGGGGATGTTCCCGATCGTGTTCTTCTTTATTGCTCTGGTGATCGGGCTCGGGGCTGGCGCGGGTGTACTGATCGGGCAGGCCTGGGGCGCGCGGGAGACGCATTTGGTCAAAACTATCGCCGCGACGACGTTGCTGTTGGGCGCGATGATCGGGCTGCTTGCGGCGGTGTTGGGGAGCATTTTTGCCAGGCCGGCGTTGCAGGGTTTGGGCACGCCGGCGGATGTGTTGGACGACGCGGTTTCGTATGCGCACGTGATGATGTGGATCATGCCGTCGCTGTTGGTTTATGTGCTGTTTACGCAGTTGTTGCGCGGGGTCAGCGACACGGTTTCGCCGTTGGTGGCGTTGGTGGTGTCGACGTGTATCGGGTTGGCGCTGACGCCGGCGTTGATTCGCGGTTGGCTTGGTTTTGCGCCGCAGGGGATTCAAAGTGCGGCGTATGCGGGGTTGGTGGGCAATTTGTCGGCGATGGGGTGGCTGGCGTGGCGGTTGATTCGCAAGGGGCATCCATTGGCGCCGGATCGCGAGATGTTTGCGGCGATGCGTCTCGACCTGGCGATTCTCGGCAAGGTCTTGCGCATCGGCTTGCCGACCGGGTTGCAGATGGTGGTGTTGTCGGCGTCGGAGTTGGTGATTCTGGCGTTGGTCAATCAGCATGGCTCGCAGGCGACGGCGGCGTATGGGGCGGTGACGCAGATTGTCAATTACGTGCAGTTTCCGGCGTTGTCGATTGCGATTACGGCATCGATTCTCGGCGCGCAGGCGATTGGCGCGGGGCAACTACAGCGGATTACGCCGATCTTGCGCACGGGCCTGTTGATCAATGTGTGTTTGACCGGTGGTTTGGTATTGCTGGGGTATTTGTTGTCGCACTGGTTATTGGGGTTGTTCCTTACTGAACCGACGACGCAAGCGATGGCCGAGCATCTGTTGCACATCATGTTGTGGAGTTTGTTGGTGTTTGGTTTCCAGGCAATTATCGGCGGGATCATGCGCGCCAGCGGCACGGTGTTGGTGCCGATGGCGATTTCAATTGTCTGTGTGGTCGGCGTGCAGTTGCCGGTCGCGTATTGGCTGGATACGCACTATGGACTGCAAGGTGTGTGGATGGCGTTTCCGGTGGCTTACTTGGGCATGTTGGCGTTGCAGACGGCTTACTACAAGTTCGTCTGGCGGCACCAGAAGATCGAGCGGTTGGTATAG